In one window of Pseudoalteromonas espejiana DSM 9414 DNA:
- a CDS encoding succinylglutamate desuccinylase/aspartoacylase family protein, producing the protein MAKVKINRPFTLLGESVGVGERKTLALEAAKLYTHSPLNIPIEVVNGVMEGPVLMVCAAIHGDELNGVEVVRQLLSKIDASQLRGTIIAVPIVNVFGFIHKSRYLPDRRDMNRSFPGSERGSLAGRMAHMFFNQVAVHCTHIIDLHTGAIHRTNLPQIRANLEDEATADMAKAFGTPAVINASLRNGSLRSEAANLGIPVITYEAGEALRFDPIAIAAGVQGVDYVMRHLKMIRGKRPKKLPEPIIAGSTSWIRAEVDGIVRAQVSLGEHVEKGQVLAYISSPLGDSELELLAPKGGIVIGQQTMPLVNEGDAVFHLAYFANDNSLVEQQLEHFIDEINDLDEELKTAELNN; encoded by the coding sequence GTGGCAAAGGTTAAAATTAACCGTCCTTTTACCTTATTAGGTGAAAGCGTAGGCGTAGGTGAGCGTAAAACACTTGCCTTGGAGGCTGCAAAACTCTACACCCATTCACCGCTTAATATTCCTATTGAGGTGGTTAATGGTGTGATGGAAGGCCCTGTACTTATGGTATGTGCAGCTATTCATGGTGATGAGCTAAATGGTGTAGAAGTTGTACGTCAGCTGCTCTCTAAAATAGATGCAAGCCAACTGCGCGGAACCATCATTGCGGTGCCTATTGTTAATGTGTTTGGCTTTATTCATAAATCGCGGTATTTACCCGATAGACGTGATATGAACCGTAGTTTTCCGGGCTCTGAGCGCGGATCGCTAGCTGGGCGTATGGCACATATGTTTTTTAATCAGGTGGCGGTACATTGTACTCACATTATTGATTTACATACCGGTGCCATTCATCGTACTAACTTACCGCAAATACGCGCCAATTTAGAAGATGAAGCAACAGCGGATATGGCTAAAGCATTTGGCACACCAGCGGTAATAAACGCATCCCTGCGTAATGGCTCGCTAAGAAGTGAAGCCGCTAACTTAGGTATACCGGTTATTACTTACGAAGCCGGTGAAGCACTTCGCTTTGATCCTATTGCTATTGCAGCAGGTGTGCAGGGGGTGGATTATGTAATGCGTCATTTAAAAATGATCCGTGGTAAACGTCCTAAAAAACTACCAGAACCTATTATTGCAGGGTCTACAAGTTGGATACGTGCTGAGGTAGATGGCATTGTGCGCGCACAAGTATCGCTTGGTGAGCATGTAGAAAAAGGCCAAGTGCTGGCATATATAAGTAGCCCTTTAGGGGATTCTGAGCTTGAGCTTTTAGCGCCTAAAGGCGGTATTGTAATTGGTCAGCAAACTATGCCATTAGTAAACGAAGGAGATGCAGTATTCCACCTCGCTTACTTTGCAAATGACAATAGCTTAGTAGAGCAGCAACTAGAGCATTTTATTGACGAAATAAATGATTTAGATGAAGAGCTTAAAACAGCTGAGCTAAATAACTAG
- a CDS encoding mechanosensitive ion channel domain-containing protein, whose product MGTQYKLIVTLIAILLFPLLLKITKKLLEKAIKGKVDVHRKFRAELLLKVILAFVVLCLVLIFWGIELRGLLVLGSSLFAMLGVALFAAWSLLSNLTAFLLMFIQNDFHVGYWVRIVDGANHVEGRIVELGLMNVVLEHVDGHRVVYPNNLFVTRPVMVLKKEPKPTKAPAIKRIIGPKKT is encoded by the coding sequence ATGGGTACGCAATATAAATTAATTGTTACCCTTATTGCCATTTTACTTTTTCCTCTTTTATTAAAAATAACTAAAAAGCTGCTCGAAAAAGCCATTAAAGGCAAAGTAGATGTTCATCGTAAATTTAGAGCTGAACTGCTATTAAAAGTAATACTCGCGTTTGTAGTGCTGTGTTTAGTATTGATATTTTGGGGTATAGAACTGCGCGGATTATTAGTTTTAGGCTCATCGCTGTTTGCTATGTTAGGAGTCGCTTTATTTGCTGCTTGGTCGTTACTAAGTAACCTTACCGCCTTTTTATTAATGTTTATTCAGAACGATTTTCATGTTGGCTACTGGGTACGTATTGTTGATGGTGCAAACCATGTAGAAGGACGTATTGTTGAGCTAGGCTTAATGAACGTCGTGCTTGAGCATGTAGATGGGCACAGAGTTGTATACCCAAATAACCTATTTGTTACTCGCCCTGTAATGGTATTAAAAAAAGAGCCTAAGCCTACTAAAGCGCCGGCAATTAAGCGCATTATAGGCCCTAAAAAGACATAG
- a CDS encoding ShlB/FhaC/HecB family hemolysin secretion/activation protein, whose product MVNKKWMAQCFISLSALSFFVPSVIAQQAPDKTDTCPLTQAHLEKNKNLRREVEDKTALVNSRSDAQIASITLTQLNVFNTELEEENNALFRFANRAHIQTEPDVISNILLFKQGDKYNAKKLAESERLLRRQSYLYDAQISAAENCDGNVDVTVVTRDLWTLLPEISFSRSGGENKSSIGFRESNLFGWGKRLSLARTTDSDRNGYLFVYDDPNILSTRYRGRLEYADNSDGKRHLLELTYPFYAIDTPYSYGIKSFSEQREESLYRRGDEYSEFDQTTDLFSAFLGHSKALSDSWTQRLTLGYVNQEDSFEEIDTTFAPLAQNRKLSYPYISGHWFEDSYIKVRNFDSISRTEDLNLGWNIKALLGYSDESVSNDDTRAVYSFKAKKAHFTTDRTLWRFSTELDGYWNKEHKQLENFLATSQIQYYLNTSVDQSWYVKARAQYAKNLTADKQLTLGGETGLRGYPMDYQHGDRSFLVSLEKRYYWEYDLLQLFKVGAAGFLDVGRAWFNDEDNGENDHVLKNVGIGLRLAPSRANSGTMIHIDIAAPLDSYDDVDSVQWLVSVKNTF is encoded by the coding sequence ATGGTGAATAAGAAATGGATGGCCCAATGCTTTATTAGCTTAAGTGCTTTAAGCTTTTTCGTGCCTAGCGTTATTGCCCAGCAAGCGCCTGATAAAACCGACACTTGCCCACTCACTCAAGCTCATTTAGAAAAAAATAAAAACCTGCGCCGAGAAGTAGAAGACAAAACTGCACTCGTTAATAGCCGCAGTGATGCGCAAATAGCCTCAATTACGCTAACCCAACTTAATGTATTTAATACCGAGCTTGAAGAAGAAAATAACGCACTTTTTCGCTTTGCTAATCGCGCCCATATTCAAACCGAGCCCGATGTTATTAGTAATATTTTACTGTTTAAACAAGGCGATAAATACAACGCAAAAAAACTCGCTGAGTCAGAGCGTTTATTACGCCGCCAAAGCTATTTATATGACGCGCAAATAAGCGCTGCAGAAAACTGCGACGGCAACGTAGACGTAACGGTAGTCACTCGCGATTTATGGACCCTATTACCCGAAATAAGCTTTAGCCGCAGCGGGGGCGAAAATAAATCGAGTATTGGCTTTCGAGAGTCTAATTTATTTGGGTGGGGTAAACGTTTATCGCTTGCTCGCACAACCGACAGCGATCGTAACGGTTACTTGTTTGTGTACGATGACCCTAATATTTTATCAACCCGCTACCGTGGTCGTTTAGAATATGCCGACAACAGCGACGGTAAACGCCATTTATTAGAACTCACCTACCCGTTTTATGCCATAGATACGCCTTATAGTTATGGTATTAAAAGCTTTTCTGAGCAAAGAGAAGAATCACTGTATCGCCGTGGTGATGAATACAGCGAGTTTGATCAAACAACCGATCTGTTTAGTGCTTTTTTAGGTCACTCAAAAGCACTGAGTGACAGTTGGACGCAGCGCCTAACGCTTGGCTACGTAAACCAAGAAGACAGCTTTGAAGAAATTGATACCACCTTTGCCCCGCTTGCTCAAAACCGAAAGCTGAGTTACCCCTATATTAGTGGGCACTGGTTTGAAGACAGCTACATAAAAGTACGTAACTTTGACAGTATTTCACGCACTGAAGATCTAAATTTAGGTTGGAATATAAAAGCACTATTAGGCTATTCAGACGAATCTGTAAGTAACGACGACACCCGTGCAGTGTATTCTTTTAAAGCTAAAAAAGCGCACTTTACTACCGACAGAACGCTTTGGCGCTTTAGTACCGAGCTTGATGGCTACTGGAATAAAGAACACAAACAGCTAGAAAACTTTTTAGCCACCAGCCAAATTCAGTATTATTTAAATACCAGCGTTGATCAGTCTTGGTATGTTAAAGCCCGCGCGCAGTACGCTAAAAATTTAACGGCCGATAAGCAGCTTACATTAGGCGGCGAAACAGGTTTGCGCGGCTACCCAATGGATTACCAACATGGCGATCGTAGCTTTTTAGTTAGTTTAGAAAAACGCTATTACTGGGAATACGATTTACTGCAACTATTTAAAGTGGGTGCAGCAGGTTTTTTAGATGTAGGCCGCGCTTGGTTTAATGATGAAGACAATGGCGAGAACGATCATGTTTTAAAAAATGTCGGTATTGGGCTGCGCTTAGCGCCAAGCAGAGCAAATTCTGGCACCATGATCCACATTGATATTGCAGCGCCTCTAGATAGCTACGACGATGTTGATTCGGTGCAGTGGTTAGTTAGCGTCAAAAACACCTTTTAA
- a CDS encoding DUF3630 family protein — protein sequence MTQIEYDHAHKCIVVSPVEPPHDEDFELWSTLFLHADDITISEYSAGADRHQVRFSYQQHTFNLNFEHYSESIWINGEGLEAEHLLAALAFYLS from the coding sequence ATGACTCAAATAGAATACGATCACGCCCATAAATGCATTGTAGTTAGCCCTGTAGAGCCACCACACGATGAAGACTTTGAGTTGTGGAGCACACTATTTTTGCACGCAGATGATATTACTATTAGTGAGTATTCAGCAGGTGCAGATCGCCATCAAGTTCGCTTTAGCTACCAACAACATACGTTTAATTTAAACTTTGAACACTACAGCGAAAGTATTTGGATTAACGGTGAAGGCCTAGAGGCCGAGCACTTATTAGCGGCTCTTGCCTTTTATTTAAGCTAA
- the recQ gene encoding DNA helicase RecQ, with the protein MNTLTPTPSTLVRKPETVLKQVFGYSEFRDGQKAVIDAAINGQDSLVLLPTGGGKSVCYQVPALVLEGVTVVISPLISLMQDQVTQLQALGVKAAYVNNSLAREEQQLVYQQLHQGLIKLLYVAPEKVLQRDFLERLSHLNVSLFAIDEAHCVSHWGHDFRPHYFRLNELKQRFSHVPMMALTATADKATRFDIVEQLKLQHPYIHTGSFDRPNIRYTLEEKFKPMAQLLRYLKEQKNQSGIIYCTSRKRVDDIAEKLADAGLNAAAYHAGMSNEQRQFVQTGFARDDIQIVVATVAFGMGINKPNVRFVLHYDIPKSIEAYYQETGRAGRDGLAAEAIMYFDPADIGRVRRFFEDIDDEQRRRVEEQRFNAMASFAEAQTCRRQILLNYFSEYKREQCGNCDICINPPKSFDGTLVAQQALSCVYRAGQRFGLGYIVELLRGANTSRIRDNNHHELSTYGIGKDKSSEFWLSILRQLIHQGLLSQDITQGASLRLTEAARAVLKSEYALQMAEPRLQAKHVYQDKLAQFNYDKKLFARLRALRKELADADDVPPYVVFNDKTLAEMAQLIPTNDSEFLKVSGVGFTKLNKYGGEFLTAIRNYLATN; encoded by the coding sequence ATGAATACATTAACGCCTACACCTAGCACGCTCGTGCGTAAACCCGAAACTGTCCTCAAACAAGTGTTTGGTTACAGTGAGTTTCGTGATGGCCAAAAAGCAGTGATCGACGCAGCTATAAACGGCCAAGACTCCTTAGTACTACTGCCAACAGGCGGTGGTAAATCAGTGTGCTACCAAGTTCCGGCTTTAGTACTTGAAGGCGTTACCGTGGTTATTTCTCCGCTTATATCGCTTATGCAAGACCAAGTAACACAGCTGCAGGCACTGGGTGTAAAAGCAGCTTACGTTAATAATAGCCTAGCGCGAGAAGAACAGCAGTTAGTGTATCAACAGCTCCATCAGGGATTAATTAAACTATTATATGTAGCCCCTGAAAAAGTATTGCAACGTGACTTTTTAGAGCGTTTATCGCACCTAAATGTAAGCCTCTTTGCCATAGACGAAGCGCACTGTGTATCCCATTGGGGCCACGATTTTAGACCCCATTACTTTAGATTAAACGAGCTTAAACAACGTTTTTCTCATGTACCTATGATGGCACTTACTGCCACAGCCGATAAAGCCACTCGCTTTGATATAGTTGAACAATTAAAACTACAACACCCCTATATCCATACCGGCAGTTTCGACAGACCTAATATTCGTTACACACTAGAAGAAAAATTCAAACCTATGGCGCAACTACTGCGCTATTTAAAAGAGCAAAAAAATCAAAGCGGTATTATTTACTGCACCAGCCGTAAACGTGTAGACGACATTGCCGAAAAACTGGCAGATGCAGGGCTTAATGCAGCTGCTTACCATGCAGGTATGAGTAACGAGCAGCGCCAATTTGTACAAACGGGATTTGCCCGCGACGACATACAGATAGTGGTTGCAACCGTGGCCTTTGGTATGGGAATAAATAAACCGAATGTGCGCTTTGTATTGCATTACGATATTCCAAAAAGTATAGAAGCCTACTATCAAGAAACCGGGCGTGCTGGTCGTGATGGACTCGCCGCCGAAGCCATAATGTATTTTGACCCTGCCGATATTGGCCGCGTTAGGCGCTTTTTTGAAGATATAGACGATGAACAGCGCCGCCGCGTAGAAGAGCAGCGCTTTAACGCTATGGCAAGTTTTGCCGAAGCACAAACCTGCAGACGTCAAATTCTCCTTAATTACTTTAGTGAGTACAAACGCGAGCAATGTGGTAACTGCGATATTTGCATAAATCCGCCAAAAAGCTTTGATGGCACATTAGTAGCGCAACAGGCGCTTTCGTGTGTTTACCGGGCTGGGCAGCGTTTTGGCTTAGGTTATATTGTTGAGTTATTACGCGGCGCAAATACCAGTCGCATACGCGACAACAACCATCACGAATTAAGTACATACGGCATAGGTAAAGATAAAAGCAGTGAGTTTTGGCTTAGTATTTTGCGCCAACTTATTCATCAGGGTTTACTAAGCCAAGATATAACGCAAGGTGCATCACTTCGCTTAACCGAAGCAGCCCGCGCCGTACTTAAAAGTGAATACGCACTGCAAATGGCTGAACCTCGCTTACAAGCTAAACACGTTTACCAAGACAAACTTGCCCAGTTTAATTACGATAAAAAACTATTTGCCCGCCTACGCGCCTTACGTAAAGAACTCGCTGATGCCGATGACGTACCGCCTTATGTTGTATTTAACGATAAAACGTTAGCCGAAATGGCGCAGTTAATCCCTACAAACGACAGCGAGTTTTTAAAAGTGTCGGGAGTGGGCTTTACCAAATTAAATAAATATGGCGGCGAATTTTTAACTGCAATTCGCAATTACTTAGCGACCAATTAA
- a CDS encoding thioesterase family protein: MNKEMLIEQVGALFVNGMPFNQFLNISVESLSPEQAKISFPWQDVFIGNPAQKILHGGIISAVLDNVGGMLAAASVIDKLTDIDMPSVQQKLATLGTIDLRTDYLRPGKGEHFIASATLIRSGNKVCVCRMELHNEKSVQIAFGTGTYLVG, translated from the coding sequence ATGAATAAAGAAATGTTAATTGAACAAGTAGGCGCGCTGTTTGTAAATGGTATGCCATTCAATCAGTTTTTAAATATCTCGGTAGAGTCGCTTAGCCCAGAGCAAGCTAAAATAAGCTTTCCTTGGCAGGACGTATTTATTGGTAATCCTGCGCAAAAAATTCTCCATGGTGGCATTATTTCAGCTGTGCTTGATAATGTAGGCGGCATGCTTGCTGCTGCCAGTGTAATCGATAAATTAACCGATATAGATATGCCAAGCGTACAGCAAAAACTTGCCACTTTAGGCACTATTGACTTGCGCACCGATTACTTACGCCCAGGCAAAGGGGAGCACTTTATTGCGAGTGCCACACTCATTCGTTCAGGTAATAAAGTATGCGTGTGCAGAATGGAGCTACATAATGAAAAGTCAGTACAAATAGCGTTTGGTACAGGTACGTATTTAGTGGGGTAA
- the rarD gene encoding EamA family transporter RarD, translated as MSMENEQRKGGIFACLAFLMWGLAPIYFKQIQHVSAFEILTHRVVWSVVFLVLVVSVLKYWDKVKRIVVQPKIMLMLVLTSSILGFNWGLFIWAVNNNHMLDASLGYYINPLLNVLLGMLFLGERLRKLQGFAVFLAFAGVVLQLVSFGSFPVVAFSLATSFAIYGLLRKKLPVEALPGILLEALILLPVALIYWWVMAPTPTSDLIVNDWHTNALLISAGIITTLPLLCFTGAAKRLQYTTLGFFQYIGPSLMFMLAVVFYDEVFDAERVITFACIWSALAIFTWDSYHQSRKRKKAAITAAEV; from the coding sequence ATGTCGATGGAAAACGAGCAGCGTAAAGGTGGTATTTTTGCTTGCCTAGCCTTTTTAATGTGGGGCCTCGCGCCTATTTATTTTAAGCAAATTCAGCATGTTTCGGCCTTTGAAATTTTAACGCACCGTGTGGTGTGGTCTGTCGTTTTTTTAGTGCTTGTGGTGAGTGTACTCAAGTATTGGGATAAGGTTAAGCGCATTGTAGTGCAGCCCAAAATTATGCTTATGTTAGTACTTACATCGTCTATATTGGGCTTTAATTGGGGTTTGTTTATATGGGCGGTTAATAACAACCATATGCTTGATGCCAGTTTAGGTTACTACATAAACCCGCTACTTAACGTTTTGCTGGGCATGCTATTTTTAGGCGAGCGCTTGCGTAAACTACAGGGGTTTGCGGTATTTTTAGCGTTTGCAGGAGTGGTACTGCAACTTGTAAGTTTTGGCTCGTTCCCTGTGGTGGCATTTTCATTGGCTACCTCATTTGCAATTTATGGTTTATTACGCAAAAAGCTGCCTGTAGAGGCACTCCCAGGTATTTTACTTGAGGCGCTCATACTGCTGCCTGTTGCGTTAATTTATTGGTGGGTCATGGCGCCAACGCCTACCTCAGATTTAATTGTGAATGATTGGCATACCAATGCACTACTCATTAGTGCTGGTATTATTACTACCTTACCACTACTTTGCTTCACTGGGGCCGCTAAACGTCTGCAGTACACAACACTTGGCTTTTTCCAATACATAGGGCCAAGCTTAATGTTTATGCTAGCAGTGGTATTTTACGATGAGGTGTTTGATGCCGAGCGAGTGATTACGTTTGCGTGTATTTGGAGTGCCTTAGCAATATTTACGTGGGATTCGTATCATCAGTCGCGCAAACGTAAAAAGGCGGCAATTACAGCCGCCGAGGTATAG
- a CDS encoding response regulator: MTRRILIVEDTPTIARVQKHIALKVGYEVDIAESLEATKKLVEQNSYFCAVVDFILPDAPAGEAIPCTIAAEIPTIVMTGNIDKQTRDTVEKHPIIDYIIKENKQAYQYLEKQLQRLPRNENVKVLVVDDSTSTRKYICSLLKRHKYQILEAKDGKQALEVLESQKDVSVIITDNEMPNMNGDELCAEIRRLYSNDEKAIIGISGADSSALSSLFLKNGANDYLHKPFNSEEFYCRLSQNVDMLEQIATIKRQANTDYLTKLPNRRYFFEESSKSLKHLKKLNSDGALAMLDIDHFKSINDTYGHDAGDDVLKGLSVCFKKYFEKQLVARLGGEEFAVYFSETTTAQALKRLEGFRQFIELNSQEFSQEKIKFTISIGFASGPIYQIDELLKQADLKLYDAKETGRNKVVS; this comes from the coding sequence GTGACGCGAAGAATATTAATAGTTGAAGATACGCCTACTATAGCGCGTGTGCAAAAGCATATTGCGCTAAAGGTAGGCTACGAAGTAGATATAGCAGAGTCTTTAGAGGCAACAAAAAAGCTTGTTGAGCAAAACAGCTATTTTTGCGCTGTTGTAGACTTTATTTTACCTGACGCGCCCGCAGGTGAAGCAATCCCCTGCACTATCGCTGCAGAAATCCCAACCATAGTAATGACCGGCAATATCGATAAACAAACCCGCGATACAGTAGAAAAACACCCTATTATCGATTACATAATAAAAGAAAATAAACAAGCCTATCAATACCTTGAAAAGCAATTACAACGCCTACCTCGTAATGAAAATGTTAAAGTTTTAGTGGTTGATGACTCAACATCAACACGTAAATATATTTGTAGTTTACTCAAGCGCCACAAGTATCAAATTCTTGAAGCCAAAGATGGTAAACAAGCACTAGAAGTATTGGAAAGCCAAAAAGATGTATCGGTTATTATCACCGATAACGAAATGCCTAACATGAATGGCGATGAGTTATGCGCAGAAATACGCCGGCTCTATAGCAATGATGAGAAAGCCATTATTGGCATTTCTGGCGCTGATTCATCGGCACTTTCGAGTCTATTTTTAAAAAATGGTGCTAACGATTATTTACATAAACCTTTTAATAGCGAAGAATTTTATTGTCGGCTTAGTCAAAACGTCGACATGCTTGAGCAAATAGCCACTATAAAGCGACAAGCTAACACCGACTACTTAACCAAATTACCAAACCGACGTTACTTTTTTGAAGAGTCGAGCAAGTCACTAAAACACCTAAAAAAATTAAATAGTGATGGCGCACTAGCCATGCTTGATATAGACCACTTTAAATCAATTAATGACACTTATGGTCATGATGCTGGCGACGATGTATTAAAAGGTTTATCGGTATGCTTTAAAAAGTATTTTGAAAAACAGTTGGTAGCTCGTTTGGGCGGAGAAGAGTTTGCGGTTTATTTTAGCGAAACCACAACAGCGCAAGCATTAAAGCGATTAGAAGGCTTTAGGCAATTTATAGAATTAAACAGCCAAGAGTTTAGCCAAGAGAAAATTAAATTTACCATTTCAATTGGCTTTGCAAGTGGCCCAATTTACCAAATAGATGAATTACTAAAGCAGGCCGATTTAAAGCTATATGACGCTAAAGAAACCGGCCGTAATAAGGTAGTTAGCTAG
- a CDS encoding DUF413 domain-containing protein, which produces MSNDISLLRQAFVSQRQFYDDQNFPRGFSRSGNFTLLEASILEQHGVVLKGLYNKTLAPQNAYQEQFVAVAFGAQEAANPIEKAWVKYLKLTTCKTKFHTLFGRSKMSGPAPISQDYYSESDSL; this is translated from the coding sequence ATGAGCAATGATATTTCACTACTTCGCCAAGCGTTTGTGAGCCAACGTCAATTTTATGATGATCAAAACTTTCCTCGCGGATTTAGCCGCAGCGGAAATTTCACTTTATTAGAAGCTAGCATACTAGAGCAACACGGTGTTGTGTTAAAAGGTTTGTATAATAAAACGCTAGCACCTCAAAATGCTTACCAAGAACAGTTTGTTGCAGTAGCCTTTGGTGCTCAAGAAGCTGCAAACCCAATAGAAAAAGCTTGGGTTAAATACCTTAAACTTACCACCTGTAAAACAAAGTTTCATACTTTGTTTGGTCGTTCAAAAATGTCAGGGCCAGCACCCATTAGCCAAGACTATTATTCAGAATCAGATAGCTTGTAA
- a CDS encoding LysR family transcriptional regulator, with translation MDIDLLKTFVEVVRTRHFGKAAENLYITQSAVSFRIRQLEQGLGVNLFIRQRNNIQLTAPGERLLPHAKMIITGMQRAKVDVALADNMHKQISLAGTPNIWDAFLQFGITNIVSAMPGVSLVAEVKAQQESTRLLLERTLDLAILFDPPKVDELVVERICELPIIPVSGYDTATNENFFDNQYVYVDWGTTFSLWHARQFTGKTPPYFRTSTGRIALDLILQCGGSAFIPEVLVESHLEKGELFHIKDVEHTSRDIFVAYHRDNDQKELIETLINLLPKINTLHLLDES, from the coding sequence TTGGATATAGATTTATTAAAAACATTTGTAGAAGTTGTACGAACTCGTCACTTTGGTAAAGCAGCCGAAAACCTTTATATTACTCAATCTGCGGTGAGTTTTAGAATTCGACAACTTGAGCAAGGCTTAGGCGTTAACTTGTTTATTCGCCAGCGCAATAATATTCAATTAACAGCGCCAGGCGAGCGTTTACTTCCGCACGCTAAAATGATTATTACCGGTATGCAGCGTGCAAAAGTCGATGTAGCGCTTGCCGATAATATGCATAAGCAAATCAGCTTGGCGGGTACGCCTAATATATGGGATGCCTTTTTACAATTTGGTATTACTAATATTGTATCGGCTATGCCGGGTGTATCTTTGGTTGCTGAAGTAAAAGCACAGCAAGAGAGTACGCGTTTGCTATTAGAGCGCACACTCGATTTAGCGATTTTATTCGATCCTCCTAAAGTAGATGAATTAGTAGTGGAGCGAATTTGTGAACTGCCTATTATTCCGGTAAGTGGCTACGATACAGCAACCAATGAAAACTTTTTTGATAACCAATATGTTTATGTTGACTGGGGAACCACCTTTTCACTTTGGCACGCGCGCCAATTTACGGGTAAAACTCCGCCTTACTTTAGAACCAGCACCGGACGTATTGCACTGGATTTAATACTACAGTGTGGTGGCAGTGCATTTATTCCTGAAGTTCTGGTTGAGTCGCACCTCGAAAAAGGTGAGTTATTCCATATTAAAGATGTAGAACACACCTCGCGTGATATTTTTGTGGCATACCATAGAGATAACGATCAGAAAGAATTAATAGAGACGCTTATTAATTTATTACCAAAAATAAATACACTTCACCTTCTTGATGAAAGCTAA
- a CDS encoding porin, which translates to MKFVKSSLCVALLSGLSFNAFADVDVYGKANVTVQSSDDGEGSFTEIKSNASRFGLKGSEKITDGLEAVYKFEFQVDVSDADSKGDNDDNISARNQYVGLKGAYGQVVVGRNDTALKQSQGKMDLFNDLEGDIKNVFKGENRLGDSITYTSKTYEGFKVLATFIAEDDVDADNGYSMAVTYGDSALKKSAVYASVAADSEVNGYDVVRASIQGKVESFKLGAMYQTQEKVDGSAEADGYLLNAAYSMGKNTFKVQYQAMDFDDSEDKTAISVGVDHKFNKNIKVFGFYSSFDMDNNVDQDYLGLGMEYKF; encoded by the coding sequence ATGAAATTTGTAAAATCGAGCTTATGTGTCGCTTTATTAAGTGGTTTGTCTTTCAACGCTTTTGCAGACGTTGATGTATACGGTAAAGCTAATGTTACTGTGCAGTCGTCTGATGATGGTGAAGGGTCTTTCACTGAAATTAAAAGTAACGCATCTCGCTTTGGCCTAAAAGGTTCTGAAAAAATAACAGATGGCTTAGAAGCAGTTTATAAGTTTGAGTTTCAAGTAGATGTGTCTGATGCTGACTCAAAAGGCGATAACGACGACAACATTTCTGCACGTAACCAATATGTTGGTTTAAAAGGTGCTTATGGTCAGGTTGTTGTTGGTCGTAACGATACAGCACTTAAGCAGTCTCAAGGTAAAATGGATTTATTTAACGACCTTGAAGGCGATATTAAAAACGTATTTAAAGGTGAAAACCGTTTAGGTGATTCAATCACTTACACTTCTAAAACATACGAAGGCTTTAAAGTACTTGCTACATTTATTGCTGAAGACGATGTAGATGCAGACAACGGTTATTCAATGGCGGTTACTTACGGCGACTCAGCTCTTAAAAAGAGCGCGGTATACGCATCGGTTGCGGCTGATAGCGAAGTTAACGGCTACGACGTAGTTCGTGCGTCAATCCAAGGTAAAGTTGAGAGCTTTAAACTAGGTGCAATGTACCAAACGCAAGAAAAAGTAGATGGCAGTGCAGAAGCTGACGGTTACTTACTAAATGCAGCTTACAGCATGGGTAAAAACACCTTTAAAGTACAATACCAAGCAATGGACTTTGACGATAGCGAAGATAAAACAGCGATTTCTGTAGGTGTTGATCACAAGTTTAATAAAAACATCAAAGTATTTGGTTTTTACTCAAGCTTTGATATGGACAACAATGTTGACCAAGATTACTTAGGCCTAGGAATGGAATACAAGTTTTAA